Below is a genomic region from Pseudomonas extremaustralis.
AACCACAGCCGGAGCGTTCGGCGAACGCATCGCTCATGGCGTCTTCACGGTGCGCACTCGGCACCACGAAGCGGTCTTCGTAGTTGGCGATCGCCAGGTAGCGGTACATCTCTTCCACCTGTTCCACGCTCAGGCCGACGTCTTCGAGCACTTGCAGGTCCTGCACGCCGTCGACTTGCTGGGAGCGTTTGTAGGCACGCATCGCCAACAGGCGTTTGAGCGCACGCTTGACCGGTTTTTCATCGCCAGCGGTGAGCATATTGGCCAGGTACCGCAGCGGAATGCGCAGGCTGTCGACATCCGGGATCACCCCGTTCATGCCCACGGTACCGGCAGCGGCGGCGTTCTGGATCGGCGACAGTGGCGGCACGTACCAGACCATCGGCAAGGTGCGGTATTCCGGGTGCAGCGGCAGCGCGAGTTTCCAATCGACGGCCATTTTGTACACCGGCGAGCGTTGCGCCGAGTCGATCACCGACTGCGGCACGCCATCGGCCAGGGCCTGGCGGATCACTGCCGGGTCATTCGGGTCGAGGAAGATTTCCAGTTGCTTCTCGTACAGATCCTGCTCGTTGGCGGTGCTCGCCACTTCGCTGATGCGGTCGGCGTCGTAGAGCAGCACGCCGAGGTAGCGAATCCGACCGACGCAGGTTTCGGCACACACGGTGGGCATGCCGGCTTCGATGCGCGGGTAGCAGAAGATGCACTTCTCGGATTTGCCGCTCTTCCAGTTGAAGTAGATCTTCTTGTACGGGCAGCCACTGATGCACATGCGCCAGCCACGGCATTTTTCCTGGTCGATCAGCACGATGCCGTCTTCTTCACGCTTGTAGATCGCACCGCTCGGGCACGACGCCGCGCACGCCGGGTTGAGGCAGTGCTCGCACAGGCGCGGCAGGTACATCATGAAAGTGTTTTCGTACTCGCCATAAATGTCGGCCTGGATCTGGTCGAAGTTCTTGTCCTTGCGGCGCTTGGCGAACTCGGTGCCGAGGATTTCCTCCCAGTTGGGGCCCCACTCGATTTTCTGCATGCGCTTGCCGGACACCAGCGAACGCGGACGCGCGGTCGGTTGGTGCTCGCCCAACGGCGCGGTGTGCAGGTGCTGGTAGTCGAAGTCGAACGGTTCGTAGTAGTCGTCCAGGCTTGGCAGGTCGGGGTTGGCGAAGATGTTCGCCAACACGCGGAACTTGCCGCCGATGCGCGGGTTGATCGAGCCGTTGGCGTTGCGCACCCAGCCGCCCTTCCACTTGTCCTGGTTTTCCCATTCTTTCGGGTAACCGATGCCGGGCTTGGACTCGACGTTGTTGAACCAGGCGTATTCCATGCCTTCACGGCTGGTCCATACGTTTTTGCAGGTGATGGAACAGGTGTGGCAGCCGATGCATTTGTCCAGGTTCAGGACCATGCCGATCTGTGAGCGAATCTTCATCTCAGTTCTCCTCGATATCAGTCGGCAATGGGCGCGGCAGATCATCGCCGGTGGAACCATCGAGCCAGTCGACCTTGGCCATTTTGCGCACCACGACAAACTCGTCGCGGTTGCAACCGACCGTGCCGTAGTAGTTGAAACCGTAGGCCTGCTGGGCATAGCCGCCGATCATGTGGGTCGGCTTGAGCACCACGCGGGTCACCGAGTTGTGGTGGCCGCCGCGGGTCTTGGTG
It encodes:
- the narH gene encoding nitrate reductase subunit beta, producing the protein MKIRSQIGMVLNLDKCIGCHTCSITCKNVWTSREGMEYAWFNNVESKPGIGYPKEWENQDKWKGGWVRNANGSINPRIGGKFRVLANIFANPDLPSLDDYYEPFDFDYQHLHTAPLGEHQPTARPRSLVSGKRMQKIEWGPNWEEILGTEFAKRRKDKNFDQIQADIYGEYENTFMMYLPRLCEHCLNPACAASCPSGAIYKREEDGIVLIDQEKCRGWRMCISGCPYKKIYFNWKSGKSEKCIFCYPRIEAGMPTVCAETCVGRIRYLGVLLYDADRISEVASTANEQDLYEKQLEIFLDPNDPAVIRQALADGVPQSVIDSAQRSPVYKMAVDWKLALPLHPEYRTLPMVWYVPPLSPIQNAAAAGTVGMNGVIPDVDSLRIPLRYLANMLTAGDEKPVKRALKRLLAMRAYKRSQQVDGVQDLQVLEDVGLSVEQVEEMYRYLAIANYEDRFVVPSAHREDAMSDAFAERSGCGFSFGSGCSGSSDTNLFGAKKANRRDVLKTVQIWED